From one Streptomyces sp. N50 genomic stretch:
- a CDS encoding HtaA domain-containing protein — translation MPVRRPRLSFALAAAVATAAAFGATALATTTASAAEVPLSGYELTWGIKQSYRTYVSTYAQGSFTATDGASQAANNGAFTFTEGTGTYDTTSHAVHLTFKGTVTAKSTLHGFVREMSDFQYDSAAGTLTADLVADGGTKQQDVTLATVAAPTSQDLKDLATTLTAAAGTFLGSDTYANAAGDPLSAVKPVSTTSPTPSTPVSPTPSQPTSPPATTPPATTTPTTPTTTPPGSESPSDTASQPAATEGEIADGKLDWGVKESFRSYVVGSVANGKITASDGATQAAGNGVFTFTDATGTYDTDADTLSAAFEGAVNFKGHEDNGTYGLDLTFTDLKATLDNGSGELTADVTSLGEKSEDVVLADLKAGSTDLTAKNDVITLDDVTATLTAAGAKAFGGFYQTGAELDPLDLSVALTTDATLPSDGSSSTTGTGSSGSSGSTANSGTTGSTSGGGVTGSTTGDVNGSLASTGSELPAAALGTAAAVTVAAGTGVVFAMRRRRTEA, via the coding sequence ATGCCCGTCAGACGCCCCCGACTTTCCTTCGCCCTCGCCGCGGCCGTCGCGACCGCCGCCGCGTTCGGCGCCACGGCGCTCGCCACGACCACCGCGTCGGCGGCCGAAGTCCCGCTCAGCGGCTACGAGTTGACCTGGGGCATCAAGCAGTCGTACCGCACGTACGTGAGCACCTACGCGCAGGGCTCCTTCACCGCCACCGACGGCGCCTCGCAGGCCGCGAACAACGGCGCGTTCACCTTCACCGAGGGCACGGGCACCTACGACACCACCAGCCACGCCGTGCACCTGACCTTCAAGGGCACCGTCACCGCCAAGTCGACGCTGCACGGCTTCGTACGGGAGATGTCCGACTTCCAGTACGACAGCGCGGCGGGCACCCTCACCGCCGACCTCGTCGCGGACGGCGGCACCAAGCAGCAGGACGTGACGCTCGCGACGGTCGCCGCACCGACCAGCCAGGACCTGAAGGACCTCGCCACCACGCTCACCGCCGCCGCGGGCACGTTCCTCGGCAGCGACACGTACGCGAACGCGGCCGGTGACCCGCTGTCGGCGGTCAAGCCGGTGTCGACGACGTCCCCGACTCCGAGCACGCCCGTATCGCCGACGCCGTCGCAGCCGACGTCCCCGCCCGCGACCACCCCGCCGGCCACGACCACCCCGACCACCCCGACCACCACGCCCCCCGGCAGCGAAAGCCCCTCGGACACGGCCTCCCAACCGGCCGCCACCGAGGGCGAGATCGCGGACGGCAAGCTCGACTGGGGCGTGAAGGAGTCCTTCCGTTCCTACGTGGTGGGCAGCGTCGCCAACGGCAAAATAACCGCGTCGGACGGCGCGACCCAGGCGGCGGGCAACGGCGTCTTCACCTTCACCGACGCGACCGGCACTTACGACACCGACGCCGACACCCTCTCCGCCGCGTTCGAGGGCGCGGTGAACTTCAAGGGCCATGAGGACAACGGCACTTACGGCCTCGACCTCACCTTCACCGACCTCAAGGCGACCCTCGACAACGGCTCCGGCGAACTGACGGCGGACGTGACGAGCCTGGGCGAGAAGTCCGAGGACGTGGTCCTGGCCGACCTGAAGGCGGGTTCGACGGACCTCACCGCGAAGAACGACGTCATCACCCTCGACGACGTCACCGCGACCTTGACCGCGGCCGGCGCGAAGGCCTTCGGCGGCTTCTACCAGACCGGCGCCGAACTCGACCCCCTCGACCTCTCGGTGGCCCTGACGACGGACGCGACCCTCCCCTCGGACGGCTCGTCATCGACGACCGGCACGGGCTCTTCCGGAAGCTCCGGCAGCACCGCCAACTCCGGTACGACAGGCTCGACTTCGGGCGGCGGCGTCACCGGCTCCACGACGGGCGACGTGAACGGCTCGCTGGCCTCGACCGGTTCCGAGCTCCCGGCGGCGGCCCTGGGCACGGCGGCCGCGGTGACCGTGGCGGCGGGCACGGGCGTGGTGTTCGCGATGCGCAGGCGGCGTACGGAGGCGTAA
- a CDS encoding HtaA domain-containing protein: protein MPARPRALVTVLCAAILGALLPAALAHAESRTVQGGRLDWGIKSSFQSYVTGPIANGSYSLTGGAATVGSSQFRFPSATGSYDGSTGAFRSSFAGGVHFVGHRKTDGSYELDLTLSRPTVRISGSTGTLYLDITSKAKGTGTVTTSSQVPFASLALGGIDMKGGGNAVVLNNLPATLTAQGAKSFAGYYTAGTALDPVSLSADVKAAATKTATPTPAPTRSAAKKDPQKTQSGAIADGAVDWGVRRTFREYVTGDIAKGKWTLSAGAEDGGALFRFPGGEGTYKNGELTASFKGAVRFTGAEGLDLKLSGVRATVEDGKGTLYADVTGTDGAGADFTGKKVPLVTFAAKGLKATKGLVKVTEAPAKLTAQGVKAFGGMYPAGTAMDPVSVAVALTDDAKLPALPDLGTTPTASETPEEQSAGPSVSAEPVADNSGGGNGSSAALPISLAAGAVLVAAAVSVLIVRRRRASPAAAEVATSEAD, encoded by the coding sequence ATGCCCGCGCGCCCAAGAGCCCTGGTCACCGTGTTGTGCGCGGCGATTCTGGGTGCCCTCCTCCCCGCGGCCCTCGCCCACGCCGAGAGCCGTACCGTGCAGGGCGGCCGGCTCGACTGGGGCATCAAGTCCTCGTTCCAGAGCTATGTCACCGGGCCCATCGCGAACGGGAGTTACTCCCTCACGGGCGGCGCGGCGACCGTGGGCAGCAGCCAGTTCCGCTTCCCCTCGGCGACGGGTTCGTACGACGGCTCGACGGGCGCGTTCCGCTCGTCCTTCGCGGGCGGGGTGCACTTCGTCGGCCACAGGAAGACCGACGGCAGCTACGAACTCGACCTCACCCTGAGCCGCCCCACGGTCCGTATCTCGGGCTCCACCGGCACCCTCTACCTGGACATCACCAGCAAGGCGAAGGGCACGGGGACGGTCACGACGTCCTCTCAAGTGCCCTTCGCCTCCCTCGCGTTGGGCGGCATCGACATGAAGGGCGGCGGCAACGCGGTCGTCCTCAACAACCTGCCCGCCACGCTCACCGCACAGGGCGCGAAGTCCTTCGCCGGGTACTACACGGCGGGTACGGCGCTGGACCCGGTGAGTCTCTCGGCGGACGTGAAGGCCGCGGCCACCAAGACCGCCACGCCCACCCCGGCACCCACCAGGTCCGCCGCGAAGAAGGATCCGCAAAAGACGCAGAGCGGTGCGATCGCGGACGGCGCCGTCGACTGGGGCGTGCGCCGCACCTTCCGGGAGTACGTCACCGGGGACATCGCCAAGGGCAAGTGGACGTTGTCGGCCGGAGCCGAGGACGGCGGCGCGCTCTTCCGCTTCCCGGGCGGTGAAGGGACCTACAAGAACGGGGAGTTGACGGCCTCGTTCAAGGGCGCGGTGCGCTTCACCGGCGCGGAGGGCCTCGATCTGAAACTCAGCGGTGTCCGGGCGACGGTCGAGGACGGCAAGGGCACGCTCTACGCCGACGTCACCGGAACCGATGGCGCGGGCGCCGACTTCACCGGCAAGAAGGTTCCGCTGGTCACCTTCGCGGCCAAGGGCCTCAAGGCGACCAAGGGCCTGGTGAAGGTCACCGAGGCCCCCGCGAAACTCACCGCGCAGGGCGTGAAGGCCTTCGGCGGGATGTACCCGGCGGGCACGGCCATGGACCCGGTGTCGGTGGCCGTAGCCCTCACCGACGACGCGAAGTTGCCCGCGCTGCCCGACCTCGGCACCACGCCCACGGCGAGCGAGACCCCTGAGGAGCAGTCGGCCGGCCCCTCGGTGTCCGCGGAGCCGGTCGCCGACAACTCAGGTGGCGGCAACGGCAGTTCGGCCGCGTTGCCGATCAGTCTGGCGGCCGGTGCCGTGCTGGTGGCGGCAGCGGTGTCGGTGCTGATCGTCCGCAGGCGCCGCGCCAGTCCGGCGGCAGCCGAAGTCGCCACATCCGAAGCGGACTAA
- a CDS encoding hemin ABC transporter substrate-binding protein, with product MPRETDGTVPRLRTRLAGALLSVLALTLTGCGGAATSATGASAKASAPANRVEPLTDAPDPQLPVTVRSADGKTVTVKNARRIVPLSGSLSEIVFTLGLGGRVVARDITATFQQAAKLPLVTRNHDVSAESVLSLKPDLVLAETTTGPSEAMGQIRAAGVPVLVVDPAKGLADVGPRIQAVADALGVPAAGKELTKRSEDRIAAVREAIPRHKEKPRVAFLYLRGSASVYLIGGKGSGATSLLEAAGAVDAGAESGLKKDFTAITTEALAQAAPDAILVMTKGLESVGGIDGLVKIPGVAQTPAGMNRRVVSIEDGVLLNYGPRTDQVLKSLVDQLYGGGSE from the coding sequence ATGCCGAGAGAGACGGACGGGACCGTGCCACGCTTGCGCACACGACTGGCGGGAGCACTGTTGTCCGTGCTCGCGCTCACGCTCACCGGATGCGGGGGCGCGGCCACGTCCGCGACCGGCGCCTCGGCGAAGGCCTCCGCACCGGCCAACCGCGTGGAGCCGCTGACCGACGCCCCGGACCCCCAACTCCCGGTCACTGTCCGGTCCGCCGACGGCAAGACGGTCACCGTCAAGAACGCGCGGCGTATCGTCCCGCTCTCCGGCAGCCTCAGCGAGATCGTGTTCACGCTCGGGCTCGGCGGGCGCGTCGTGGCCCGGGACATCACCGCGACCTTCCAACAGGCCGCGAAACTCCCCCTGGTGACCCGCAACCACGACGTCTCGGCGGAGAGCGTGCTGTCCCTCAAGCCCGATCTCGTCCTCGCGGAGACGACCACCGGACCGTCCGAGGCGATGGGCCAGATCCGTGCGGCCGGCGTTCCGGTCCTCGTCGTCGACCCGGCGAAGGGGCTGGCCGATGTCGGTCCGCGTATCCAGGCGGTGGCCGACGCGCTCGGTGTACCGGCCGCGGGGAAGGAGTTGACCAAGCGCTCCGAGGACCGGATCGCTGCCGTACGCGAGGCGATTCCGCGGCACAAGGAGAAGCCGCGGGTCGCGTTCCTGTATCTGCGCGGGTCCGCGTCCGTGTATCTGATCGGCGGCAAGGGGTCGGGGGCGACCTCGCTCCTGGAGGCGGCCGGGGCGGTCGACGCGGGCGCGGAGTCCGGCCTGAAGAAGGACTTCACCGCCATCACCACCGAGGCGCTCGCGCAGGCCGCGCCCGACGCGATTCTCGTCATGACCAAGGGACTTGAGTCGGTCGGCGGGATCGACGGCCTGGTGAAGATCCCCGGTGTCGCGCAGACCCCGGCCGGGATGAACCGGCGGGTCGTGTCGATCGAGGACGGGGTGCTCCTCAACTACGGGCCGCGTACCGACCAGGTGCTCAAGTCGCTGGTGGACCAGTTGTACGGGGGCGGGAGCGAATGA
- a CDS encoding iron ABC transporter permease: MTVLEKGVETDVAATPVRRRRSTGWMLTVGLVVALLVLVPVAAGLGAYPIPTGDVLASVQHQLGLGGRSLDRVPESVLWNVRFPRIVLALLVGASLGCAGALMQGVFGNPLAEPGVIGVSSGAAAGAVAVIAFGLDFLGTWTVSAVAFVSGLATVLLVYAMSRSGGRTEVVTLILTGIALNAFAGALIGLFLFFADTAAVNQITFWQLGSLSQATWPKVLAILPCAVIGLAVAPLHAGRLDLLALGERPARHLGVDVERLRIVLVLVIALLTAAAVSVSGIISFVGLVVPHLLRMAAGPGHRFLIPASALLGALVLLAADLTARTIAAPAELPLGVLTALLGSPFFFWLLRRTRRRQGGWA, from the coding sequence ATGACCGTGCTGGAGAAGGGGGTTGAGACCGACGTCGCGGCAACTCCCGTACGAAGAAGGCGCAGTACGGGCTGGATGCTCACCGTCGGGCTGGTGGTCGCGCTGCTCGTGCTGGTGCCGGTGGCCGCCGGACTGGGCGCGTATCCGATTCCGACCGGGGACGTCCTGGCGTCGGTGCAGCATCAACTCGGGCTCGGTGGGCGGTCGTTGGACCGCGTACCGGAGTCGGTCCTCTGGAACGTGCGTTTCCCGCGGATCGTGCTCGCGCTGCTTGTCGGGGCCTCGCTGGGGTGTGCGGGGGCGTTGATGCAGGGTGTGTTCGGGAATCCGCTCGCGGAACCCGGGGTCATCGGGGTGTCCTCGGGGGCGGCGGCGGGGGCGGTCGCGGTGATCGCGTTCGGGCTGGACTTCCTGGGGACGTGGACGGTGTCGGCGGTGGCGTTCGTCTCGGGGCTCGCCACGGTGCTGCTCGTCTACGCGATGTCGCGCTCGGGCGGGCGTACGGAGGTCGTGACGTTGATCCTCACCGGGATCGCGCTGAACGCGTTCGCGGGGGCGCTGATCGGGCTGTTCCTGTTCTTCGCGGACACGGCGGCCGTCAACCAGATCACCTTCTGGCAGCTCGGTTCGCTCTCCCAGGCGACCTGGCCGAAGGTTCTCGCGATCCTTCCGTGTGCGGTGATCGGCCTGGCCGTCGCGCCACTGCACGCCGGCCGGCTCGACCTCCTCGCGCTCGGTGAACGCCCCGCGCGTCACTTGGGAGTTGACGTCGAGCGGCTCCGGATCGTCCTGGTGCTGGTCATCGCGCTCCTCACGGCGGCGGCGGTCAGCGTGTCCGGGATCATCAGTTTCGTGGGGCTGGTCGTGCCGCACCTGCTCCGCATGGCGGCGGGGCCCGGGCACCGGTTTCTGATCCCGGCCAGTGCGCTGTTGGGCGCGCTGGTGTTGCTGGCCGCGGATCTGACGGCCCGGACGATCGCGGCGCCGGCGGAACTTCCGCTGGGTGTTCTGACTGCATTGCTCGGCAGCCCGTTCTTCTTCTGGCTGCTGCGGAGGACGCGGCGCAGGCAGGGGGGTTGGGCGTGA
- a CDS encoding heme ABC transporter ATP-binding protein, protein MRLLRSRPAPPSPAEPGDVLAEADDLHVQLGGRKVLHGVSVSVRAGEVLALVGPNGAGKSTLLGALAADLTSSAGVVRINGCPATEWSAPELALRRAVLPQSATLSFPFTVEDVVRMGRAPHATSPAEDEIAVAEAMARAEVTDFALRPFSALSGGERARVALARVLAQRAPLLLLDEPTAALDLRHQELVLRLCRERAHAGDAVVVVLHDLALAAAYAHRVAILRAGRVAAEGPPEDVFTEALLSDVYDQPVEVFPHPRTGAVVVTPKRPA, encoded by the coding sequence ATGAGACTCCTCCGCAGCCGACCCGCACCCCCCTCCCCCGCCGAACCGGGAGACGTTCTCGCCGAGGCCGATGACCTGCACGTCCAACTCGGCGGGCGCAAAGTCCTCCACGGCGTCTCCGTGTCTGTCCGTGCCGGCGAGGTGCTCGCACTTGTCGGGCCCAACGGGGCAGGGAAATCAACCCTGTTGGGGGCCCTCGCCGCGGATCTGACGTCGTCCGCCGGGGTCGTCCGGATCAACGGATGCCCCGCCACGGAGTGGTCCGCTCCCGAACTCGCCCTGCGGCGGGCCGTGCTTCCTCAATCGGCCACGCTCTCCTTTCCGTTCACGGTCGAGGACGTCGTGCGGATGGGGCGGGCGCCGCATGCCACCAGCCCCGCCGAGGACGAGATCGCCGTAGCGGAGGCGATGGCGCGGGCGGAGGTGACGGACTTCGCGCTGCGGCCGTTCTCGGCGCTCAGTGGTGGGGAGCGGGCCCGGGTCGCGCTTGCGCGGGTGCTGGCCCAGCGGGCGCCTCTGCTGTTGCTCGACGAGCCGACCGCCGCGCTCGATCTCCGGCACCAGGAACTGGTCCTGCGGCTGTGCCGGGAAAGGGCGCACGCGGGGGACGCGGTGGTCGTGGTGCTGCACGATCTCGCGCTGGCCGCCGCCTACGCGCACCGGGTCGCGATCCTGCGCGCCGGTCGTGTCGCCGCCGAGGGTCCACCGGAGGACGTGTTCACCGAGGCGTTGCTTTCGGACGTCTATGACCAGCCGGTTGAGGTGTTCCCGCATCCGCGCACGGGGGCGGTCGTGGTGACGCCAAAACGGCCCGCTTGA
- the efeO gene encoding iron uptake system protein EfeO, whose amino-acid sequence MRAVRLPVATAVAAAAALTAVTACTAKSDAKDGDAIQVTAADSKCTTSAKSIPAGQVTLKIENTGSKATEVEILFPDDRIVSEKENIGPGTKYTLTAEVKAGSYEIACRPGMKGHGVRQKLTVTGGSVAKRDPKLDAAVAAYREYAQEQADATLPKVETFANAIKAGDLTAAKNAYAPSRYGWEATEPIAESFGDIDPKTDTRVNDLEKGQKWTGWHALEKALWVDKKTGAEQKALAAELVTDLKDWQKRVGKAEITPTSMANGAKELLDEVATGKVTGEEDRYSHTDLSDFKANVEGAQKAYELLKPVARKNDASLTAELDKQFAALNTLLDKYRSTSTSDGFVSYDKVTADQRKELSDAVNALAEPLSKLAAAVVK is encoded by the coding sequence ATGCGTGCCGTCCGACTTCCCGTCGCCACCGCCGTCGCCGCCGCGGCCGCACTGACCGCCGTCACGGCGTGCACCGCGAAGAGCGACGCCAAGGACGGGGACGCGATCCAGGTGACCGCGGCCGACTCCAAGTGCACGACCTCCGCGAAGTCGATCCCGGCCGGGCAGGTCACGCTGAAGATCGAGAACACCGGCTCGAAGGCGACCGAGGTCGAGATCCTCTTCCCGGACGACCGGATCGTCTCCGAGAAGGAGAACATCGGGCCGGGGACCAAGTACACGCTCACCGCCGAGGTGAAGGCGGGGTCGTACGAGATCGCCTGCCGGCCTGGCATGAAGGGGCACGGTGTGCGGCAGAAGCTCACCGTCACCGGAGGCTCGGTCGCCAAGCGGGACCCGAAGCTGGACGCCGCCGTCGCCGCCTACCGCGAGTACGCGCAGGAGCAGGCCGACGCGACGCTCCCGAAGGTGGAGACCTTCGCCAACGCCATCAAGGCGGGCGACCTCACCGCCGCCAAGAACGCCTACGCGCCCTCCCGTTACGGCTGGGAGGCCACCGAGCCGATCGCCGAGTCGTTCGGGGACATCGACCCGAAGACCGACACCCGCGTCAACGACCTGGAGAAGGGCCAGAAGTGGACCGGCTGGCACGCGCTGGAGAAGGCGCTGTGGGTCGACAAGAAGACCGGTGCCGAACAGAAGGCCCTCGCCGCCGAGTTGGTCACGGACCTGAAGGACTGGCAGAAGCGCGTCGGCAAGGCCGAGATCACCCCGACCTCCATGGCCAACGGCGCCAAGGAACTCCTCGACGAGGTCGCCACCGGCAAGGTCACCGGTGAGGAGGACCGTTACTCGCACACCGACCTGAGCGACTTCAAGGCCAACGTCGAAGGCGCGCAGAAGGCGTACGAGCTGCTGAAGCCGGTCGCGCGGAAGAACGACGCCTCCCTGACCGCCGAACTGGACAAGCAGTTCGCGGCGCTCAACACGCTGCTCGACAAGTACCGCTCGACCTCGACCTCGGACGGCTTCGTGTCGTACGACAAGGTCACCGCGGACCAGCGCAAGGAGCTGTCGGACGCGGTCAACGCCCTTGCGGAGCCGCTGTCCAAGCTCGCCGCCGCCGTCGTGAAGTAG
- the efeU gene encoding iron uptake transporter permease EfeU → MFSNYLIGLREGLEASLVVCILIAYLVKTDRRDALKPIWIGIVVAVLIAMGFGCALEFGSQEMTFEAQEALGGSLSILAVGLVTWMVFWMRRTARHLKTELHGKLDAALAMGTGALVATAFLAVGREGLETALFVWASVHAASDGTPRPLVGVGLGLATAVFLGWLFYCGALKINLAKFFTWTGAMLVVVAAGVLAYGFHDLQEADWLPGLTKLAFDISDTIPPDSWYGTLLKGVFNFQPDPTVLQITVWLLYLVPTLALFFAPVGFASGKGKVKTPDEQGSQPSKAPQA, encoded by the coding sequence GTGTTCTCGAACTATCTGATCGGTCTGCGCGAGGGGCTGGAGGCCAGTCTCGTCGTCTGCATCCTGATCGCCTATCTCGTCAAGACGGACCGGCGCGACGCGCTGAAGCCGATCTGGATCGGCATCGTCGTCGCCGTCCTCATCGCGATGGGGTTCGGGTGCGCGCTCGAATTCGGTTCGCAGGAGATGACGTTCGAGGCGCAGGAGGCGCTCGGCGGCTCGCTGTCGATCCTCGCGGTCGGTCTGGTGACGTGGATGGTGTTCTGGATGCGGCGCACCGCCCGGCACCTGAAGACCGAACTGCACGGCAAGCTGGACGCGGCGCTCGCGATGGGCACGGGCGCGCTGGTCGCCACCGCGTTCCTCGCCGTCGGCCGCGAGGGGCTGGAGACCGCGCTGTTCGTGTGGGCGTCGGTGCACGCGGCGAGCGACGGGACCCCGCGTCCGCTGGTCGGCGTAGGACTGGGGCTGGCCACGGCGGTGTTCCTGGGGTGGCTGTTCTATTGCGGGGCGCTGAAGATCAACCTCGCGAAGTTCTTCACCTGGACCGGGGCGATGCTGGTCGTCGTCGCGGCGGGGGTATTGGCCTACGGCTTCCACGACCTGCAGGAGGCCGACTGGCTGCCGGGGCTGACGAAGCTGGCGTTCGACATCAGTGACACGATCCCACCGGACAGCTGGTACGGCACCCTCCTGAAGGGTGTCTTCAACTTCCAGCCGGACCCGACCGTCCTGCAGATCACGGTGTGGCTGCTGTACCTGGTCCCCACGCTCGCCCTGTTCTTCGCCCCGGTAGGGTTCGCCTCCGGGAAGGGGAAGGTGAAGACACCTGATGAGCAGGGATCGCAGCCCTCGAAGGCTCCGCAGGCTTGA
- a CDS encoding bifunctional DNA primase/polymerase, translating to MSATFGGRTGRQGKLSSWLRGRRPQEAPDDGSGREALLLAAAEAGLPLAPAAHPAPGYRCSCDRVGCPTPARHPVSFAWQTQSTTDRAQIERWARHQPQANFITATGMVNDVLDVPLEAGHEALERLLAAGVEVGPVAASDDGRLLFFTLTRGTPEDEDEWWPCELDCHPETMDEHPGLRWHCRGSYVLVPPAQLPGENQSVHWVRGPEHPLPDPLTLLETLTDACARHAGAEPDHANSAWPLGR from the coding sequence ATGAGCGCGACGTTCGGTGGCCGGACCGGTCGGCAGGGCAAACTCTCCTCGTGGCTGCGCGGACGCCGCCCGCAGGAGGCCCCCGACGACGGCAGCGGACGCGAGGCGCTGCTGCTGGCCGCCGCCGAGGCCGGGCTGCCGCTCGCCCCCGCCGCGCACCCCGCCCCGGGCTACCGATGTTCGTGCGACCGTGTGGGCTGCCCCACACCGGCCCGCCACCCCGTGTCGTTCGCCTGGCAGACGCAGTCCACCACCGACCGCGCGCAGATCGAGCGCTGGGCCCGCCATCAGCCGCAGGCCAACTTCATCACCGCGACCGGCATGGTCAACGACGTCCTGGACGTCCCCCTCGAAGCGGGCCACGAGGCGCTGGAGCGGCTGCTCGCCGCCGGTGTCGAGGTCGGCCCGGTCGCCGCGAGCGACGACGGACGGCTGCTCTTCTTCACCCTCACCCGCGGCACCCCCGAGGACGAGGACGAGTGGTGGCCGTGCGAACTGGACTGCCACCCCGAGACGATGGACGAACACCCCGGCCTGCGCTGGCACTGCCGCGGCTCCTACGTCCTCGTCCCCCCGGCCCAACTCCCCGGTGAGAACCAGTCGGTTCACTGGGTACGCGGCCCCGAGCACCCCCTGCCCGACCCACTGACCCTCCTCGAAACCCTCACGGACGCCTGCGCCCGCCACGCGGGAGCGGAACCGGACCACGCGAACTCGGCCTGGCCCCTGGGCCGTTGA
- a CDS encoding small ribosomal subunit Rsm22 family protein yields the protein MNDPVAPAETLRNALARLLDGLPPRQASGAVERLIANYRGATPTDAPILRDRADVAAYAAYRMPATFEAVRSALDAFADAVPDWAPQGHVDVGGGTGAATWAAAATWDGDRPVTVLDWAEPALALGKEIAAANPALGRVSWQRARIGSALTLDPTDLVTVSYVLNELTAPDRTALVDAAAAAAQAVVIVEAGTPAGYARVIEARDRLIAAGFHIAAPCPHSAACPITPGEDWCHFSARVSRSSLHRQVKGGSLPYEDEKFSYVAAARFPVEPAPARVVRRPQIRKGQVLLDLCETDEQLRRTTVTKRHGDQYKAARNVSWGDPWPDPWPEKA from the coding sequence GTGAACGACCCCGTTGCGCCCGCCGAAACCCTCCGTAATGCTCTAGCCCGGTTGCTCGACGGGCTTCCGCCCAGGCAGGCCTCCGGGGCTGTGGAGCGCCTGATCGCCAATTACCGGGGGGCCACCCCGACCGACGCCCCGATCCTGCGGGACCGCGCGGACGTGGCGGCCTACGCGGCGTACCGGATGCCGGCGACCTTCGAAGCCGTACGTTCCGCACTGGACGCCTTCGCGGACGCCGTACCCGACTGGGCCCCGCAGGGACATGTGGACGTAGGCGGTGGGACCGGCGCCGCCACCTGGGCCGCCGCCGCGACCTGGGACGGCGACCGCCCGGTGACCGTCCTCGACTGGGCCGAGCCCGCACTCGCCCTGGGCAAGGAGATCGCCGCCGCCAACCCGGCACTGGGCAGGGTCAGTTGGCAGCGCGCCCGCATCGGCTCCGCGCTCACCCTCGACCCCACCGACCTCGTCACCGTCTCCTACGTCCTCAACGAACTCACCGCCCCCGACCGCACCGCCCTCGTCGACGCCGCCGCAGCCGCGGCCCAGGCGGTCGTGATCGTCGAGGCAGGCACCCCCGCCGGTTACGCCCGCGTCATCGAGGCCCGGGACAGACTGATCGCCGCCGGTTTCCACATCGCCGCCCCCTGCCCCCACAGCGCCGCCTGCCCGATCACCCCCGGCGAGGACTGGTGCCACTTCTCGGCACGGGTCAGCCGTTCCTCCCTGCACCGCCAGGTCAAGGGCGGCTCCCTGCCGTACGAGGACGAGAAGTTCAGCTACGTGGCCGCCGCCCGCTTCCCCGTCGAACCCGCCCCCGCCCGCGTCGTACGCCGCCCGCAGATCCGCAAGGGCCAGGTACTCCTCGACCTCTGCGAGACCGACGAACAGCTGCGCCGCACGACGGTCACCAAACGCCACGGCGACCAGTACAAGGCGGCACGGAACGTGAGCTGGGGAGACCCCTGGCCAGACCCCTGGCCGGAAAAAGCGTGA